The proteins below come from a single Oceaniferula flava genomic window:
- a CDS encoding PspA/IM30 family protein, with product MFKRIGNLIKGFMGLFIGGLEKRNPEALLDVEKENLRKQIAEFNKGLATHAGLVEKLMSQTKKLDKEETELRAKTAANLKAGNRELAGQYAVKLQAVDKEHDEMAVQLEEAEVRYKELVKARDVSVSTAKKKIEELSRDIDDMKVKTAMAELNEMASGMVTSIGGSGDTLNRLEGMVEEERTKAAGRARVAKDSLDMGDINMKAAEEEALAEMALADFAAAEGIEIESTAKAEPSKPQSETTKGTMGPGVSE from the coding sequence ATGTTTAAACGAATCGGAAACCTCATCAAAGGCTTTATGGGCCTGTTCATCGGCGGCCTTGAAAAACGTAATCCGGAAGCTCTTCTGGATGTCGAAAAGGAAAACCTGCGCAAGCAGATCGCTGAGTTTAACAAGGGGCTCGCCACCCACGCAGGGCTGGTCGAGAAGTTGATGTCGCAGACGAAAAAGCTCGATAAGGAAGAAACAGAACTCCGCGCCAAAACCGCCGCCAACCTGAAAGCCGGTAACCGCGAGCTCGCCGGGCAGTATGCTGTGAAGCTGCAAGCCGTCGATAAAGAGCACGATGAAATGGCCGTGCAGCTCGAAGAAGCTGAAGTCCGTTACAAGGAGCTGGTCAAAGCCCGCGACGTCAGCGTCAGCACCGCCAAGAAAAAGATCGAGGAACTCTCACGCGATATCGACGATATGAAGGTGAAAACCGCCATGGCCGAACTCAACGAAATGGCCTCCGGTATGGTCACCTCCATCGGTGGCTCCGGCGATACCTTGAACCGTCTCGAGGGCATGGTCGAAGAAGAACGCACCAAAGCCGCAGGCCGCGCCCGCGTCGCCAAGGACTCCCTCGACATGGGCGACATCAACATGAAAGCCGCCGAGGAAGAAGCCCTCGCCGAAATGGCCCTCGCCGACTTCGCCGCCGCCGAAGGCATCGAAATCGAATCGACCGCCAAAGCAGAACCTTCCAAACCCCAATCAGAAACCACCAAAGGCACCATGGGCCCAGGGGTTTCCGAGTAG
- the rnpA gene encoding ribonuclease P protein component — protein MRLRRKYSMTRHAEFSLTRQKGQAKGGAYLVLSTLADEQLPHHKAGVIITKKVGNAVTRNHLRRRVQAILAKHLHRIQGRRYIVTVIRWRAPEASFDQLEADWLKQANRLGILDTTP, from the coding sequence ATGCGTCTGCGTAGGAAATACAGCATGACGCGCCACGCGGAGTTCTCGCTGACGCGCCAGAAAGGACAGGCCAAAGGCGGCGCCTACCTCGTGCTCAGCACATTGGCCGATGAGCAACTGCCGCACCACAAGGCGGGTGTCATCATTACCAAGAAAGTCGGCAATGCCGTCACCCGTAATCATCTACGCCGCCGGGTGCAAGCGATCCTGGCCAAGCACCTGCACCGCATCCAAGGCCGCCGCTACATCGTCACCGTGATCCGCTGGCGCGCACCGGAGGCCAGCTTCGACCAGCTCGAGGCCGATTGGTTGAAGCAGGCGAATCGTCTCGGAATCCTCGACACCACGCCGTGA
- the ribD gene encoding bifunctional diaminohydroxyphosphoribosylaminopyrimidine deaminase/5-amino-6-(5-phosphoribosylamino)uracil reductase RibD: MIPTAYDCKWMQLALREARRGIGLTSPNPAVGAAIVKDGVLLGKGWHQRAGQPHAEREALADARSQNHELSGATIYVTLEPCSSHGRTPPCTDGIMEAGITRVVYGAEDPNPAHRGRARELLTAAGVDVCTGVELAACEHLLRAFAKKQVTGLPWVLVKSAISLDGRITRPPGEGQWLTSAASREQVQALRFESDAIITGGNTLRIDDPALTIRSPHFPAKPQPWRMVITRGYQANLPAHAKVFTDAYAERTLVQEDGDLLAALKQLADRGCNQVMVEAGGVLLGAFLDAGLVDEVAVFYAPMVTGGADAGFAGLPREVPLHGHEYQKIGDDVYLRALVTRD, encoded by the coding sequence ATGATTCCCACGGCCTACGATTGCAAATGGATGCAGCTGGCACTTCGCGAAGCCCGCCGCGGTATCGGCCTGACTTCACCGAACCCCGCTGTCGGTGCCGCCATCGTGAAAGATGGGGTGCTGCTTGGAAAAGGATGGCACCAGCGTGCCGGCCAGCCGCATGCCGAACGCGAGGCGCTGGCCGATGCCCGAAGCCAGAACCACGAGCTCAGCGGCGCTACGATTTATGTCACCCTCGAGCCCTGCTCCAGCCACGGCCGCACCCCACCCTGCACCGATGGCATCATGGAGGCTGGCATCACCCGCGTGGTCTACGGCGCTGAGGACCCGAACCCAGCGCACCGTGGCCGCGCTCGTGAGCTGCTCACCGCTGCCGGAGTCGATGTCTGCACTGGTGTTGAGCTGGCGGCTTGCGAGCACTTGCTCCGTGCCTTTGCCAAGAAACAGGTCACCGGCCTCCCCTGGGTGCTGGTAAAGTCCGCCATCAGCTTGGACGGTCGGATCACCCGACCACCCGGCGAGGGTCAATGGCTCACCAGTGCGGCATCACGCGAGCAGGTCCAGGCGCTGCGCTTCGAATCCGATGCCATCATCACCGGTGGCAACACTCTGCGTATCGATGACCCCGCACTGACTATTCGCTCGCCCCATTTTCCAGCCAAGCCCCAACCCTGGCGCATGGTGATCACCCGTGGCTATCAGGCGAACCTGCCGGCCCACGCCAAGGTCTTCACCGATGCCTATGCCGAACGCACTCTGGTGCAGGAGGATGGAGATCTGTTAGCTGCCTTGAAACAACTCGCCGACCGTGGTTGCAACCAAGTGATGGTGGAAGCTGGCGGTGTTTTGTTAGGTGCCTTCCTCGACGCCGGTTTGGTGGACGAAGTGGCGGTGTTCTACGCGCCGATGGTCACCGGTGGTGCGGATGCTGGATTTGCTGGCTTGCCACGCGAAGTCCCCCTGCATGGTCACGAGTATCAGAAAATTGGGGATGACGTTTACCTCCGCGCCCTGGTAACCCGCGATTGA
- a CDS encoding acyl-CoA thioesterase, whose product MSDAPAKKPEFTTEEEVMFFDTDVGGVVHNIAYLRMIETCRTKLATSMGMRLKDMAETGLFPVVVRTEIDYRRPAKLGDELEIHGWLAEFNRAKFWCEFTVRRKGESENLITCRQALAMVQMPAGRPQRLPAEWQNQWKS is encoded by the coding sequence ATGTCTGACGCGCCGGCCAAGAAACCAGAATTCACCACCGAGGAGGAGGTCATGTTCTTTGATACCGATGTCGGCGGCGTGGTGCACAACATCGCCTACCTGCGGATGATCGAAACCTGCCGCACCAAGCTGGCCACCTCCATGGGCATGCGCCTCAAGGACATGGCCGAAACCGGATTGTTTCCCGTGGTGGTCCGCACCGAGATCGACTACCGCCGCCCCGCCAAGTTAGGCGATGAGTTGGAAATCCACGGCTGGCTCGCCGAGTTCAACCGTGCGAAATTCTGGTGCGAGTTCACTGTCAGACGCAAAGGCGAAAGTGAAAACCTGATCACCTGTCGCCAAGCACTCGCCATGGTCCAGATGCCAGCTGGTCGGCCCCAGCGTCTCCCGGCCGAGTGGCAGAACCAGTGGAAGTCCTAG
- a CDS encoding RNA-binding protein, whose product MKRDDLLHTEKILADRKTFYLDLKQNARGKVVKITEECSGNRDTIMLPTEVLGDFIDALTDIKSTADSSD is encoded by the coding sequence ATGAAGAGAGACGATTTATTACATACGGAGAAAATCCTGGCCGACCGGAAGACCTTCTACCTGGACCTGAAACAGAACGCACGCGGTAAGGTGGTCAAGATCACCGAGGAGTGCTCAGGCAACCGTGACACCATCATGCTGCCCACAGAGGTGCTCGGAGACTTCATAGACGCTCTGACGGACATTAAAAGCACTGCTGACAGCTCGGACTAA
- a CDS encoding DUF4272 domain-containing protein, whose amino-acid sequence MLLNPHKIKGENTRLLNEMEIPVMESLPHLDKPRFREPKDVATRSVILAALLQLHFGAPNEYIENYLQSNSLLGGLTDCERERLSRSYDEWPQQDKINLDWSMDAIWALMWCGGKHSNLSFNTCVEDSLASMLPAFETNEPADDCINHFKLFSKRAIFIELDKFYRVHWYARNNSLSGITDERVNLSIIMERRKALEWVCDANLDWEDISLDT is encoded by the coding sequence ATGCTGCTGAATCCACATAAAATCAAAGGGGAGAACACCCGATTACTGAATGAAATGGAAATACCAGTAATGGAATCATTACCTCATTTGGATAAACCACGTTTCAGAGAGCCAAAAGACGTTGCTACTCGCTCTGTAATTCTTGCGGCATTACTTCAATTACATTTTGGTGCTCCGAATGAATATATTGAGAACTATCTTCAATCTAATAGCTTGTTGGGTGGTTTAACAGATTGTGAGAGAGAACGGCTTTCGCGCAGCTATGATGAATGGCCTCAACAAGATAAGATTAATCTAGATTGGTCTATGGATGCGATATGGGCATTAATGTGGTGTGGTGGTAAACACAGCAATTTAAGCTTTAACACGTGTGTTGAAGATTCACTTGCTTCGATGTTGCCTGCTTTCGAGACAAACGAGCCTGCGGATGATTGCATCAACCATTTTAAGCTGTTCTCTAAGAGGGCCATATTCATCGAGTTAGACAAGTTCTATAGAGTGCATTGGTATGCGCGGAACAACAGCTTATCGGGCATAACCGATGAACGCGTGAATTTGAGTATTATTATGGAGCGACGGAAGGCCCTTGAATGGGTATGTGACGCTAATCTAGACTGGGAAGATATTTCTCTTGATACCTGA
- the yidC gene encoding membrane protein insertase YidC, whose translation MDRKGWIILTICGILLAANYYFMPKQAPEENKPTLEETDLTEVPESEAKPEVGEMVREPNIPKVGEKTAVLTSGKEGGPQVEFHFTSNGGGIAFARLLDQKKIHAESEFVTINEHSPAPIGAFTEGVDDYLALHYQLVEKDGVIFCEATTPGGLKITKRWSLEEDADAPGAAWRLNLKVTLTNTGKNSINIGNYSMFCGSVSPLHPREWENQGGAYFLDDGSFTIKDSNWFKKGFWRDARPLFQESVEELEYAGVSNQFFTSMIQPKVKQPSTYWAKASKIDLPGADPEKPKYSVRSGFSLPVTKLASEEAETLSYSVYLGPKSYSVLKKLDGDAKEVMNYGWFTPISVFLYSVLNWLHDVAFSKTADTWAWGLSIIALTILIRCAIWPLHNKSTRTMKRMSKLQPIMKDLREKYADNPTKLNQETMKLYKEYQINPMGGCLPMFLQIPIFFGYYKMLQFAVELRGESFLWVDDLSMPDTLTTLELPFSLPFLGDALPINLLPILMAVTMVLQMKMTPKTGDKMQQRIFMLMPLMFFFFCYNFASALALYWTTQNIFSIGQTWLTNRMPEAELVKRTPKKNGKKTFMERMAERMEEQQRAQKMGQGDAKKPMRDATPETKKKKRNPKTGG comes from the coding sequence ATGGATCGCAAAGGCTGGATCATACTTACCATCTGCGGCATTCTGCTCGCAGCGAACTACTACTTCATGCCCAAGCAGGCACCGGAGGAAAACAAACCAACTCTCGAAGAGACCGATCTCACCGAGGTCCCTGAAAGTGAGGCCAAGCCTGAGGTTGGCGAGATGGTGCGCGAGCCGAATATCCCCAAGGTCGGTGAGAAAACCGCCGTGCTCACCTCCGGAAAAGAGGGTGGGCCCCAGGTGGAATTCCACTTTACTTCAAACGGAGGCGGCATCGCCTTCGCCCGCCTGCTCGACCAGAAGAAAATCCACGCGGAGAGCGAGTTCGTCACCATCAACGAGCACTCCCCAGCCCCCATCGGCGCCTTCACCGAAGGAGTCGATGACTACCTCGCGCTGCACTACCAGCTGGTGGAAAAAGACGGCGTTATCTTCTGCGAAGCCACCACACCCGGCGGCCTGAAGATCACCAAGCGCTGGTCGCTGGAGGAAGATGCCGATGCTCCCGGCGCAGCCTGGCGTCTGAACCTCAAAGTCACCCTGACCAACACCGGCAAGAACTCAATCAACATCGGCAACTACTCCATGTTCTGCGGTAGCGTCTCCCCGCTGCACCCGCGCGAGTGGGAAAACCAAGGAGGTGCCTACTTCCTCGATGACGGCAGCTTCACCATCAAGGACAGCAACTGGTTCAAAAAAGGCTTCTGGCGCGATGCCCGCCCGCTGTTCCAGGAAAGCGTGGAAGAGCTCGAGTATGCCGGTGTTTCCAACCAGTTCTTCACCTCCATGATTCAGCCGAAGGTCAAACAACCTTCCACTTACTGGGCCAAGGCGTCCAAGATCGATCTGCCCGGTGCCGATCCTGAAAAGCCGAAGTATTCCGTCCGCTCCGGCTTCTCCCTGCCGGTCACCAAGCTCGCCTCCGAAGAAGCGGAAACCCTGAGCTACTCGGTCTACCTCGGCCCCAAGAGCTACAGCGTGCTGAAGAAGCTCGATGGCGATGCCAAGGAAGTCATGAACTACGGATGGTTCACTCCCATCTCGGTCTTCCTCTACAGCGTTCTGAACTGGCTGCACGACGTTGCCTTTTCCAAGACTGCCGACACCTGGGCCTGGGGGCTTTCCATCATCGCCCTGACCATTCTCATCCGCTGTGCCATCTGGCCGCTGCACAACAAGTCCACGCGCACCATGAAGCGCATGAGCAAGCTGCAGCCGATCATGAAGGACCTGCGTGAGAAATACGCCGATAACCCGACCAAGCTGAATCAGGAAACGATGAAGCTCTACAAGGAGTATCAGATCAACCCGATGGGCGGCTGCCTGCCGATGTTCCTGCAGATTCCTATCTTCTTCGGCTACTACAAGATGCTCCAGTTCGCGGTGGAACTCCGCGGCGAAAGCTTCCTCTGGGTGGACGATCTGTCGATGCCCGATACCCTCACCACCCTCGAGCTCCCCTTCAGCCTGCCCTTCCTCGGCGATGCCTTACCGATCAACCTGCTGCCCATTCTGATGGCGGTGACCATGGTCCTGCAGATGAAAATGACGCCGAAAACTGGCGACAAAATGCAGCAGCGGATCTTCATGCTGATGCCTCTGATGTTCTTCTTCTTCTGTTACAACTTCGCCTCCGCACTGGCGCTCTACTGGACCACGCAGAACATCTTCTCCATCGGCCAGACCTGGCTCACCAACCGCATGCCGGAAGCTGAGCTGGTGAAACGCACACCGAAGAAAAACGGCAAGAAAACCTTCATGGAACGCATGGCCGAACGCATGGAAGAACAGCAGCGCGCTCAAAAAATGGGTCAAGGCGATGCCAAGAAACCGATGCGCGATGCCACCCCAGAAACCAAAAAGAAAAAGCGCAATCCTAAAACCGGAGGCTAA
- the yidD gene encoding membrane protein insertion efficiency factor YidD translates to MKLITHCISRFIYFGIRFYQKFLNPVLKVIGGPNSGCRFHPTCSNYFLQAVKIHGPYRGSWLGICRIFRCHPWGGCGEDPVPPKK, encoded by the coding sequence GTGAAACTCATCACTCACTGCATCAGCCGCTTCATTTATTTTGGCATTCGATTTTACCAGAAATTCCTCAATCCGGTGCTCAAAGTCATCGGTGGGCCGAACAGTGGCTGCCGCTTTCACCCGACCTGCTCGAACTATTTCCTCCAAGCGGTCAAAATTCATGGCCCGTATCGCGGATCATGGCTTGGCATTTGTCGTATTTTCCGCTGCCATCCGTGGGGCGGCTGCGGCGAGGACCCGGTGCCACCCAAAAAGTAA
- a CDS encoding PIN/TRAM domain-containing protein — MRSVNTARLVYLLVCELAGAGIANFAGGPDMIWVGIVIGLVVAAFFILVESLMKQFTLRGFSNATVGLLIGLFCAWLLSRVGVLDLLETMMSVNEKGRTTALKPEHIDAIILGMNVTLFSSLGFLGAVLALRSGGDDFSLLIPYVRFHRESTPGPPLLLDAHVIADSRLYGVLNAGFLEGNLIIPRFILEELHIMANSPSSSRRARGLRGLETLERLQKNDHFRINIHDSEAGSNSDTHDARLMHTCRLLTARLLTTDENLTKAARLQGVTVLNINDLNQALKPKIAVGERIRLPLVRAGKDEHQAVGYLPDGSMIVVNNAVNKINTTQDVTVISTLETEAGLMVFAELFELDN, encoded by the coding sequence ATGCGATCTGTGAACACCGCCCGACTGGTGTATCTGCTTGTGTGTGAGCTGGCGGGCGCAGGTATCGCGAACTTTGCGGGTGGCCCGGATATGATCTGGGTAGGCATCGTCATCGGCCTGGTGGTGGCTGCCTTTTTCATCCTGGTGGAATCGCTGATGAAGCAGTTCACCCTGCGCGGATTTTCTAACGCAACAGTCGGCCTGCTGATTGGTCTGTTCTGCGCCTGGCTGCTCTCGCGAGTGGGGGTGCTGGATTTGTTAGAGACAATGATGTCGGTCAATGAAAAAGGCCGAACGACCGCACTGAAGCCGGAGCATATCGATGCCATCATCCTTGGAATGAATGTCACCCTTTTTTCCAGCCTCGGCTTCCTCGGAGCGGTGCTGGCGCTGCGCAGTGGCGGTGATGACTTCTCCCTGTTGATCCCCTACGTCCGCTTCCATCGCGAATCGACTCCTGGGCCGCCCTTGCTGCTGGATGCCCACGTGATCGCCGACAGCCGCCTCTACGGTGTGCTCAATGCCGGCTTTCTGGAAGGCAACCTGATCATCCCGCGCTTCATTCTGGAGGAGCTGCACATCATGGCGAACTCGCCCTCATCGAGTCGGCGCGCGCGCGGGTTGCGTGGGCTGGAAACGCTGGAGCGACTGCAGAAAAACGACCATTTCCGGATCAATATCCACGATTCCGAGGCCGGTTCCAACTCGGACACCCACGATGCCCGGCTGATGCACACCTGCCGCCTGCTCACGGCACGCCTGCTCACCACCGATGAAAACCTCACCAAAGCCGCGCGCCTGCAAGGTGTCACGGTGCTCAACATCAACGACCTGAACCAGGCGCTGAAACCGAAGATTGCCGTTGGCGAGCGCATCCGTCTGCCCCTGGTCCGTGCTGGAAAAGACGAACACCAGGCCGTGGGCTACCTGCCGGATGGCTCGATGATTGTGGTCAACAATGCGGTCAACAAAATCAACACCACTCAGGACGTGACGGTGATCAGCACGCTGGAAACGGAGGCCGGGCTGATGGTCTTTGCCGAGCTGTTTGAGCTCGATAACTAG
- a CDS encoding threonine/serine ThrE exporter family protein, producing MTEEEYLKKAAFVSELGLALHECGATSHRIEKHLTNLCGVLGINGSFLINATSITSCFWLHDKTDQHIHIERVHPADGDLGKLELIDALVDQVESGECNFSQARDELQQIFRMGPSYGHFTSLIGAVVLSASFAALMSFNYNNVIVAALATIVIFYLNKLGGKVDRLSDTIEIVSAMLAGIMATGIAAIGVKINVPFVILSTIVIFIPGLALTTSLSEIACRILISGTSKLVHAVMTLFKLYFGSILGVGIGVLLWGAGAGDDLHGIHNMPQWKTLPAIALLSISLTVCFNIRPQRMLWCAVAALIGFYVARSGEQHFGVASGMFLGAFCVGIFANFYANLSRIPSSIILSGGLVVLVPGSKTYLLLNSWITGEQIADHYTNGTQAFLIFISLVIGLLFANAVLPTKKSL from the coding sequence ATGACCGAGGAAGAATATCTCAAGAAAGCCGCCTTTGTTTCCGAGCTGGGGCTGGCTCTGCACGAGTGTGGTGCCACCAGTCATCGCATCGAGAAGCACCTCACCAACCTCTGTGGGGTGCTGGGCATCAATGGTAGCTTTTTGATCAATGCCACCAGCATCACGTCCTGTTTCTGGCTACACGATAAGACCGATCAGCACATCCACATCGAACGGGTGCACCCAGCCGATGGTGATCTGGGAAAACTGGAACTCATCGATGCCTTGGTCGACCAGGTGGAAAGCGGCGAGTGCAATTTCAGCCAGGCCAGGGACGAGCTGCAGCAGATTTTCCGCATGGGCCCCAGTTACGGCCACTTCACCAGCCTGATTGGCGCAGTGGTGCTGAGCGCGAGTTTTGCCGCGCTGATGTCGTTCAACTACAACAACGTCATCGTCGCCGCGCTCGCTACGATCGTGATTTTCTACCTCAATAAGTTAGGGGGAAAGGTCGATCGACTCTCGGACACCATCGAGATCGTCTCAGCCATGCTAGCGGGCATCATGGCCACCGGCATTGCCGCCATCGGGGTGAAGATCAACGTGCCCTTCGTGATCCTATCCACCATCGTTATCTTCATTCCCGGACTGGCGCTAACCACCTCACTTAGTGAGATTGCGTGTCGGATTTTGATCTCCGGCACCTCGAAGCTGGTGCATGCGGTGATGACCCTGTTCAAGCTCTACTTCGGCTCCATCCTCGGTGTCGGTATCGGGGTGCTGCTCTGGGGCGCGGGAGCCGGTGATGATCTCCACGGGATCCACAACATGCCCCAGTGGAAAACGCTGCCCGCCATCGCGCTGTTGTCGATTTCCCTGACGGTCTGTTTCAATATCCGCCCCCAGCGCATGCTCTGGTGCGCGGTTGCGGCTCTGATCGGGTTCTACGTGGCGCGCAGCGGTGAGCAGCACTTCGGCGTCGCCTCGGGGATGTTTCTCGGCGCCTTTTGCGTAGGAATTTTCGCCAATTTCTACGCCAACCTCAGCCGCATCCCCAGCTCGATCATCCTCTCGGGCGGACTGGTGGTGCTGGTGCCGGGTAGTAAAACTTACCTGCTGCTGAACTCGTGGATCACCGGCGAACAAATCGCGGACCACTACACCAATGGCACCCAAGCCTTTCTGATTTTCATCTCGCTGGTGATCGGCCTGTTGTTCGCCAATGCGGTGCTACCGACCAAGAAAAGCCTCTGA
- a CDS encoding MBL fold metallo-hydrolase codes for MILRIDEGTLTAMMRMAVLGSGSGGNATLVQCGSTTVLVDAGLSAKQLVLRMQRLGVEPDQLDAILLTHEHSDHARGVDVLLRQREISVYANALTREALSYKMKSQIPWRVFHSDQDFELGELSVRAFRIPHDAAEPVGFVLNGQGTRLGMVSDVGHVTHLMREQLKGSHAIYVEANYDENLLELDTKRPWATKQRIASRHGHLSNDQTASLLRDVACEKLSTVMLCHLSSDCNCPNIATRTITRGLQSAGLAKVQVHCAEQHEPTAWVEFAPEVVSEPEIEAITEPAPEVKSVPEPASPPQPQPKSSSAPAEEKYITPSLFDAFFVPDE; via the coding sequence TTGATTCTACGCATCGACGAGGGCACACTCACGGCCATGATGCGCATGGCGGTTCTCGGGAGTGGAAGTGGTGGAAATGCCACCTTGGTCCAGTGCGGATCCACCACCGTCTTGGTCGATGCCGGGCTGAGCGCCAAACAACTGGTGCTGCGCATGCAACGCCTGGGGGTGGAACCTGACCAGCTGGACGCCATTCTACTGACTCACGAGCACAGCGATCACGCCCGCGGGGTGGATGTGCTGCTGCGCCAACGCGAGATCTCGGTCTATGCCAATGCCCTCACACGCGAGGCCCTCAGCTACAAGATGAAGAGCCAGATCCCCTGGCGGGTGTTCCACAGCGATCAGGATTTCGAACTAGGCGAGCTCTCGGTGCGCGCCTTCCGCATTCCGCACGACGCCGCCGAACCGGTCGGTTTCGTTCTCAACGGCCAAGGCACCCGACTCGGCATGGTCAGTGATGTCGGTCACGTCACCCACCTGATGCGCGAGCAGCTCAAAGGCAGCCACGCGATCTATGTGGAGGCGAACTACGATGAAAACTTGCTGGAGCTCGATACCAAACGCCCCTGGGCCACCAAACAACGCATCGCCTCCCGTCACGGCCACCTTTCCAACGATCAAACCGCCAGCCTGCTGCGCGATGTCGCCTGCGAGAAACTCAGCACCGTGATGCTCTGTCACCTGAGCTCCGACTGCAATTGTCCGAACATCGCCACCCGCACGATCACGCGCGGTTTGCAGTCGGCCGGACTCGCCAAGGTGCAAGTCCACTGCGCCGAACAGCACGAACCCACCGCCTGGGTGGAATTTGCGCCCGAAGTCGTCAGCGAGCCGGAGATCGAAGCCATCACCGAGCCAGCACCCGAAGTCAAATCAGTGCCCGAGCCGGCATCGCCGCCGCAACCTCAGCCAAAAAGCTCAAGCGCGCCTGCGGAGGAAAAATACATCACTCCCTCGCTGTTTGATGCCTTTTTCGTGCCGGACGAGTAA
- the rpmH gene encoding 50S ribosomal protein L34: MKRTFQPSKRTRKRQHGFRARMSTKAGRDCLRRRRQKGRKRLLPKGAEIHFKRHVKQHTKAA, encoded by the coding sequence ATGAAACGCACCTTCCAGCCTTCCAAGCGCACCCGCAAACGTCAACACGGGTTCCGCGCCCGCATGAGCACCAAAGCAGGCCGTGACTGCCTCCGCCGTCGCCGCCAAAAGGGACGTAAGCGTCTCCTTCCAAAAGGTGCCGAGATCCACTTCAAGCGCCACGTCAAGCAGCACACCAAGGCTGCTTAA
- a CDS encoding DUF7079 family protein, whose translation MVEERLPVWEALSEFFLDTDLDEADYQRIARVVASSPYSVQETEKFLRYELYPVLIWNLRCVAGEWAGFDPVWLREAIEPRLNKRPKFRLPLLQWWMIRNHWARVSELVQHERKHQGERG comes from the coding sequence GTGGTGGAGGAGCGATTGCCAGTGTGGGAGGCGCTTTCCGAATTCTTTCTCGATACTGATTTGGACGAGGCCGACTATCAACGGATTGCTCGAGTCGTGGCTTCATCTCCGTATTCGGTTCAAGAAACCGAAAAGTTCCTCAGGTATGAGCTGTATCCCGTTCTGATATGGAACCTTCGGTGTGTAGCTGGAGAGTGGGCTGGATTCGATCCTGTTTGGCTTAGGGAAGCGATTGAGCCGCGCCTGAACAAGCGACCGAAGTTCCGGCTTCCGCTGCTGCAGTGGTGGATGATTCGAAATCATTGGGCGCGGGTTTCTGAGCTGGTTCAACACGAGAGAAAGCACCAAGGCGAACGGGGCTGA
- a CDS encoding GNAT family N-acetyltransferase, which produces MAANNIPASDLAEMSADLSDRAERTMDSNPSVRVEPATIEDLPELVELLTDLMELQGDFIPDRNAHERGLALILEQPNRGRIFVLRNDEQIFGMVNLLFTISTALGGLVILMEDFIIHPNHRGQGYGEVLLDYVFEFADKKDFKRITLLTDKIGSEAQNFFSKVGFEYSSMIPMRRLTKPGQEDQAI; this is translated from the coding sequence ATGGCCGCCAACAACATCCCAGCCAGCGATTTAGCTGAAATGTCCGCCGATCTCTCCGATCGGGCCGAACGCACAATGGACAGCAATCCCAGCGTGCGCGTGGAACCTGCTACCATCGAGGACCTGCCGGAGCTGGTGGAGCTGCTGACCGATCTGATGGAACTGCAGGGCGACTTCATCCCGGACCGCAACGCCCACGAACGTGGCCTGGCGCTGATTCTCGAGCAGCCGAACCGCGGCCGCATCTTTGTCCTGCGCAACGACGAGCAGATTTTCGGCATGGTCAACCTGCTGTTCACCATCTCCACCGCGCTCGGTGGCTTGGTGATTCTGATGGAGGACTTTATCATCCACCCCAACCACCGTGGCCAGGGCTACGGCGAGGTGCTGCTGGATTACGTGTTCGAGTTCGCCGATAAAAAGGACTTCAAGCGGATCACCCTGCTGACCGATAAAATTGGCTCCGAAGCGCAGAATTTCTTCAGTAAGGTCGGCTTTGAATACTCGAGTATGATTCCCATGCGCCGATTGACCAAGCCGGGGCAAGAAGATCAAGCAATCTAA